The Rhodospirillaceae bacterium genome has a segment encoding these proteins:
- the fabI gene encoding enoyl-ACP reductase FabI, translating into MTAQAGLMAGRRGLVMGVANDRSIAWGIARAVADQGAELAFTFQGEALERRVRPLAESVGATLVLPCDVTEDESLDSTFAAVERAWGRLDFVVHAIAYADKDELKGKYLQTSKDNFVRSMLVSCYSFTDVCRRAAAMMNDGGSLLTLTYYGAERVMPHYNVMGVAKAALEASVKYLAVDLGDRGIRVNAISAGPIKTLAASGIGDFRYILKWNADNAPLRRNVTTDQVGGAGLYLLSGLSTGVTGEVHHVDSGYHVVGMKAIDAPDLIAEARGTD; encoded by the coding sequence ATGACCGCACAAGCGGGACTTATGGCCGGCAGGCGCGGCCTCGTTATGGGCGTCGCCAACGACCGGTCGATCGCCTGGGGTATCGCCCGGGCCGTGGCGGACCAGGGCGCGGAACTGGCCTTCACCTTCCAGGGCGAGGCGCTCGAACGCCGCGTGCGCCCGCTCGCGGAAAGCGTCGGCGCGACGCTCGTCCTGCCCTGCGACGTCACCGAGGATGAGTCCCTCGATTCGACCTTCGCGGCGGTCGAGCGTGCCTGGGGCCGCCTCGATTTCGTCGTCCACGCCATCGCCTACGCCGACAAGGACGAGCTGAAGGGCAAGTATCTCCAGACCTCGAAGGACAATTTCGTCCGCTCGATGCTGGTCTCCTGCTATTCCTTCACCGACGTCTGCCGCCGCGCCGCCGCCATGATGAACGACGGCGGCAGCCTGCTCACGCTGACCTACTACGGCGCCGAGCGGGTCATGCCGCACTACAACGTGATGGGCGTCGCCAAGGCGGCGCTGGAGGCGAGCGTGAAATATCTCGCCGTCGACCTCGGCGACCGGGGCATCAGGGTCAACGCCATCTCGGCCGGGCCGATCAAGACGCTGGCGGCCTCGGGCATTGGCGACTTCCGCTATATCCTGAAATGGAACGCCGACAACGCGCCGCTGCGCCGCAACGTGACCACCGACCAGGTCGGCGGCGCCGGCCTGTATCTGCTTTCCGGCCTGTCGACCGGCGTGACCGGCGAGGTCCATCATGTCGACAGCGGCTATCACGTCGTCGGCATGAAGGCGATCGACGCGCCCGACCTGATCGCCGAAGCGCGCGGGACGGACTGA
- a CDS encoding YihY family inner membrane protein has translation MTEAGASSESRNENRGAAAGRVLRAAGDFCAYLCLRFWKDHNFSAAASLSYTTLLAVVPLAAIGFSILAAFPVFDRIRSDLLAFILEIFLPQNVEAVRGQFDLFLRNTRELTAVGTVALAVTAVILLDTVDTWFNRIWRQPEVRPLVQRMTMYWAVLTVTPLLAGGSIAISTYLFAQANLGIAEGNWIQSTAVSWLPPLLLFGSFAVAYMVIPYRKVRLGYAALGALVALLLYDGLKWGFSLYFRAFPSYETLYGALSYIPLLLIWMYLVWCAVLFGAQTAAALPEWLALQRHGPPGEGRMTRRLVQAMVILHGLYRAGETGRPVDTETLLDPLPDSAELLEPLLEQLEALHYVARSNEDAWILSRDPAALTVYEIARDLGITIRPGLGELEEEAVWTDRLDGLIARSETAQRSALDVSLRDLFGAGGTGGSNESAKPEGPG, from the coding sequence ATGACGGAAGCCGGAGCCAGCAGCGAAAGCCGCAACGAAAACCGGGGCGCCGCCGCAGGGCGGGTGCTTCGGGCCGCGGGCGATTTCTGCGCCTATCTCTGCCTGCGTTTCTGGAAGGACCACAATTTCAGCGCAGCGGCCTCGCTCAGCTACACCACCCTGCTCGCCGTCGTGCCGCTGGCCGCCATCGGCTTCTCGATCCTGGCCGCCTTCCCGGTGTTCGACCGGATCCGGTCCGACCTGCTGGCCTTCATCCTCGAGATATTCCTGCCGCAGAATGTCGAGGCGGTGCGCGGCCAGTTCGACCTGTTCCTGCGCAACACGCGGGAGTTGACCGCGGTCGGCACAGTCGCGCTGGCGGTCACGGCGGTCATTCTGCTCGATACGGTCGATACCTGGTTCAACCGCATCTGGCGCCAGCCGGAGGTCCGGCCGCTGGTCCAGCGCATGACCATGTACTGGGCGGTGCTCACGGTCACGCCGCTGCTCGCCGGCGGCAGTATCGCGATCTCCACCTACCTGTTCGCGCAGGCCAATCTGGGCATCGCGGAGGGCAACTGGATCCAGAGCACCGCCGTCAGCTGGCTGCCGCCGCTGCTGCTCTTCGGGTCCTTCGCCGTGGCCTACATGGTCATTCCCTACCGCAAGGTCCGGCTTGGCTACGCCGCGCTCGGCGCGCTGGTCGCGCTGCTGCTCTACGACGGGCTGAAATGGGGCTTTTCCCTCTATTTCCGCGCTTTCCCGTCCTACGAAACGCTGTATGGCGCGCTGTCCTACATCCCGCTGCTGCTGATCTGGATGTATCTGGTGTGGTGCGCGGTCCTGTTCGGGGCGCAGACCGCAGCGGCGCTGCCCGAATGGCTGGCCCTGCAGCGCCACGGGCCGCCCGGCGAGGGCCGCATGACGCGACGGCTCGTCCAGGCGATGGTCATCCTGCACGGGCTCTACCGCGCCGGCGAGACCGGCCGGCCGGTCGATACCGAGACGCTGCTCGACCCGCTGCCCGATTCCGCCGAACTGCTGGAGCCGTTGCTCGAGCAGCTCGAAGCCCTGCACTACGTCGCGCGCTCCAACGAGGACGCCTGGATTCTGTCGCGGGATCCGGCCGCGCTGACCGTCTACGAGATCGCCCGCGACCTCGGAATCACCATCCGGCCCGGACTGGGCGAGCTGGAAGAAGAGGCAGTCTGGACGGACCGGCTGGACGGCCTGATTGCGCGCTCGGAAACGGCGCAACGGTCCGCGCTGGACGTATCGCTGCGCGATCTGTTCGGCGCCGGCGGAACCGGCGGGTCGAACGAGTCGGCGAAACCGGAAGGGCCCGGATAA
- a CDS encoding glycine zipper 2TM domain-containing protein, producing the protein MRNTFLAVGLSAALVLAGCTANKEMAGAAGGAVIGGLAGAALARKGDTSGRLAGAAIGGLVGGFIGSRIGAALDRKDREMADSNAQEAMERGRTGRRHGWRNKRSGNRGFVTPTSPPYRFKDRRGRVWRCRNFTETTELSDGRTETVEGRRCRTKGRPWSVVAT; encoded by the coding sequence GTGCGCAACACGTTTCTGGCCGTTGGTTTGAGCGCTGCCCTCGTCCTTGCGGGCTGCACGGCGAACAAGGAAATGGCCGGGGCGGCGGGCGGCGCCGTGATCGGTGGACTCGCCGGAGCGGCGCTGGCCCGCAAGGGCGACACGAGCGGCCGCCTGGCCGGCGCGGCGATCGGCGGACTGGTCGGCGGCTTTATCGGCAGCCGGATCGGCGCCGCGCTCGACCGCAAGGACCGCGAAATGGCGGATTCGAACGCCCAGGAAGCGATGGAGCGGGGCAGGACCGGCCGGCGGCATGGCTGGCGCAACAAGCGTTCGGGCAACCGCGGGTTCGTCACCCCGACCTCGCCGCCGTACCGGTTCAAGGACCGCCGGGGCAGGGTCTGGCGCTGCCGCAATTTCACCGAGACGACGGAACTCTCCGACGGCCGGACGGAAACCGTAGAAGGCCGCCGCTGCCGGACGAAGGGACGCCCCTGGTCGGTCGTCGCCACCTGA
- the pdxH gene encoding pyridoxamine 5'-phosphate oxidase, with product MSIEPTDEPIDLFHAWFAEAGETEPNDANAMALATVGADGMPSVRMVLLKGADIGGFVFYTNFESRKGAELLAHPQAALCFHWKSLRRQVRVEGTVETVSDEEADAYFASRARGSQIGAWASQQSRPMAGKAELLKRVGAFTAKFAVGKVARPPHWSGFRLVPRCFEFWKDGQFRLHDRLVYRREGKSWRTDVLYP from the coding sequence ATGAGCATCGAGCCGACCGACGAACCGATCGACCTGTTCCACGCCTGGTTTGCCGAAGCGGGCGAAACGGAGCCGAACGACGCCAATGCGATGGCGCTGGCCACCGTCGGCGCGGACGGCATGCCGTCGGTCCGGATGGTGCTGCTGAAGGGCGCGGATATCGGCGGCTTCGTCTTCTACACCAATTTCGAGAGCCGCAAGGGCGCCGAGCTGCTGGCCCATCCCCAGGCCGCGCTGTGCTTCCACTGGAAGTCGCTGCGCCGCCAGGTCCGAGTCGAAGGGACGGTCGAGACCGTGAGCGACGAGGAAGCCGACGCCTATTTCGCCAGCCGGGCCCGGGGCAGCCAGATCGGCGCCTGGGCCTCGCAGCAATCGCGACCGATGGCGGGCAAGGCCGAGTTGCTGAAGCGGGTCGGCGCCTTCACCGCGAAATTTGCCGTCGGCAAGGTCGCCCGGCCGCCCCACTGGAGCGGGTTCCGGCTGGTTCCGCGCTGTTTCGAGTTCTGGAAAGACGGGCAGTTCCGCCTGCACGACCGCCTGGTTTACCGCCGCGAGGGCAAAAGCTGGCGCACGGACGTGCTCTATCCCTGA
- a CDS encoding TIGR02300 family protein: MADADLGQKRACPSCSGKFYDLLKVPAECPYCGAVFNPDDLIRGRNRKPPTQEDTKEKDAEKPAGDSEAGDDEVTLPEELEDVSVDGDGDDDDDVLEDASDLGEDESDLDEVMEHVEKPEKEG; this comes from the coding sequence TTGGCTGACGCCGACCTCGGACAGAAACGCGCCTGCCCTTCGTGCAGCGGCAAATTCTACGATCTCTTGAAAGTGCCGGCAGAGTGCCCCTATTGCGGCGCGGTGTTCAACCCGGACGACCTGATACGCGGCCGCAACCGGAAGCCGCCGACGCAGGAAGACACCAAGGAGAAGGACGCCGAAAAGCCGGCTGGCGACAGTGAAGCGGGCGACGACGAAGTGACGCTGCCGGAAGAACTCGAAGATGTCAGTGTCGACGGCGACGGGGACGACGACGATGACGTTCTTGAGGATGCGTCGGACCTGGGCGAGGACGAATCCGACCTAGACGAGGTCATGGAGCATGTCGAGAAGCCCGAGAAGGAAGGCTGA
- the aroA gene encoding 3-phosphoshikimate 1-carboxyvinyltransferase: protein MSAAPPEYSDSAARPAIARPAARLDGVAALPGDKSISHRALMLGALAVGRTRVTGLLEGADVLATANALHHLGVTVARQPDGAWTIDGVGIGGLVAPDSVLDMGNAGTAARLLLGILASHDLRAVMTGDTSLCRRPMARVTEPLSQVGARFDCAEGGRLPLTVWGARAPVPIVYALPVASAQVSSAVLLAGLNTMGETSVIETAPTRDHTFRMMRHFGCRISSAHGRTGTRYTVDGWQEYSAADLRVPADPSSAAYPLVAALLAGSGAVTVRGVCLNPLRAGLYDTLAEMGANLAIENRREVSGEPVGDLVAEAGALNAAAVPEGRAASMIDEYPVLAVAAALANGTSRFDGIGELRVKESDRLAATADGLARCGVSVRSGDDWMEIDGSGGRPVAGTGPDNPVATMHDHRIAMSFLVLGLASRDGVAVDDTAMIGTSFPGFVPLMQSLGAPIEDLGDPADRPTGE from the coding sequence ATGTCCGCTGCCCCGCCCGAATATTCCGACAGTGCGGCCCGCCCGGCCATCGCCCGGCCCGCCGCGCGGCTCGACGGCGTGGCGGCGCTGCCCGGCGACAAGTCGATCTCGCACCGCGCCCTGATGCTTGGCGCACTTGCCGTCGGCCGGACGCGGGTCACCGGCCTGCTGGAAGGCGCGGATGTGCTGGCCACAGCGAACGCCCTGCACCATCTGGGCGTGACGGTGGCGCGGCAGCCGGACGGCGCCTGGACAATCGACGGCGTCGGCATCGGCGGGCTGGTTGCGCCGGATTCGGTCCTGGACATGGGCAACGCGGGCACCGCAGCTCGGTTGCTGCTCGGCATACTTGCGAGCCACGACCTGCGCGCCGTGATGACCGGCGACACCTCGCTGTGCCGGCGGCCGATGGCGCGGGTGACCGAACCGCTGTCGCAAGTGGGCGCGCGTTTCGACTGCGCCGAAGGCGGCAGGTTGCCGCTGACTGTCTGGGGCGCGCGGGCGCCGGTTCCCATCGTGTACGCCCTGCCCGTCGCGTCGGCCCAGGTCAGCTCGGCCGTGCTGTTGGCCGGCCTCAACACAATGGGCGAGACTTCGGTGATCGAAACCGCGCCGACGCGCGACCATACCTTCCGCATGATGCGCCATTTCGGCTGCAGGATATCCTCGGCGCACGGAAGAACCGGAACGCGCTATACGGTCGACGGCTGGCAGGAATATTCCGCCGCCGATCTTCGGGTGCCGGCCGATCCGTCGTCGGCCGCCTACCCGTTGGTCGCGGCCCTGCTGGCAGGCAGCGGCGCCGTAACCGTTCGCGGCGTTTGCCTCAATCCGCTGCGCGCCGGCCTGTACGATACCCTTGCCGAGATGGGTGCCAACCTTGCCATCGAGAACCGGCGCGAGGTTTCCGGCGAGCCGGTCGGCGACCTTGTGGCGGAGGCGGGCGCGCTGAACGCCGCCGCGGTGCCGGAGGGGCGCGCGGCCTCGATGATCGATGAATATCCGGTCCTTGCCGTGGCGGCCGCGCTGGCGAACGGCACCAGCCGGTTCGACGGGATCGGCGAGTTGCGCGTCAAGGAAAGCGACCGCCTGGCCGCTACCGCGGACGGCCTCGCCCGCTGCGGCGTATCCGTGCGGAGCGGCGACGACTGGATGGAGATCGACGGCTCCGGTGGACGGCCCGTCGCCGGCACCGGCCCGGACAATCCGGTCGCCACGATGCACGACCACCGCATCGCCATGAGTTTCCTGGTTCTCGGCCTCGCCAGCAGGGATGGCGTGGCCGTGGACGATACGGCTATGATCGGCACCAGCTTTCCAGGCTTCGTTCCGCTGATGCAGTCGCTGGGCGCGCCGATCGAAGACCTTGGAGATCCGGCTGACCGCCCGACCGGAGAATGA
- a CDS encoding class II aldolase/adducin family protein has translation MTTVTAIRPFGNVRNRVSDEEWAVRVDLAAAYRLVAHYGWDDLIYTHISARVPGPEHYFLINPYGMMFEEITASSLIKIDMDGELVMESDYGVNKAGFTIHSAVHEAREDARCVIHLHTLDGMAVSTDSRGLLPLNQTALLIRDLIAWHEYEGVAVDLDERPRLQKDLGDRNYMLLWNHGTLTCGATVAEAFQRMYFLERACSMQVRTLSTGAEIHPPSEEIIERTARQGDNDEYFAMLSNTMAWPALLRMLDRRDPSFRE, from the coding sequence ATGACCACCGTTACGGCCATCCGCCCCTTCGGCAACGTCCGCAACCGGGTATCCGACGAGGAATGGGCCGTTCGCGTCGATCTTGCCGCCGCCTATCGGCTGGTCGCCCATTACGGTTGGGACGACCTGATCTACACCCATATCTCCGCCCGGGTACCCGGTCCGGAACATTATTTCCTGATCAACCCCTACGGGATGATGTTCGAGGAGATCACCGCCTCCAGCCTGATCAAGATCGACATGGACGGCGAGCTTGTCATGGAGAGCGACTACGGCGTCAACAAGGCCGGATTCACCATCCACAGCGCGGTCCACGAGGCGCGGGAGGATGCCCGCTGCGTCATCCATCTCCACACGCTGGACGGCATGGCGGTGTCGACCGACAGCCGCGGCCTGCTGCCGCTCAACCAGACTGCGCTGCTGATCCGCGACCTGATCGCCTGGCACGAATATGAAGGCGTCGCGGTCGATCTCGACGAACGGCCGCGCCTGCAAAAGGACCTGGGCGACCGGAACTACATGCTGCTGTGGAATCACGGAACGCTGACCTGTGGCGCAACCGTCGCCGAAGCGTTCCAGCGCATGTATTTCCTCGAGCGTGCCTGTTCGATGCAGGTGCGGACGCTTTCGACCGGCGCCGAGATCCACCCGCCAAGTGAGGAAATTATCGAAAGGACCGCGCGTCAGGGGGACAATGACGAGTATTTCGCCATGCTTTCCAACACCATGGCCTGGCCGGCGCTGCTGCGTATGCTCGACCGGCGCGATCCGTCCTTCCGGGAGTAG
- a CDS encoding bile acid:sodium symporter family protein → MGVITNVILPLALALIMFAMGLGLTGRDFARVFAQPKDFLAGAGLQLIVLPAAAFALASVWPMAAILAVGLMILASCPGGTTSNLMTLIARGDVALSISLTAVISLLAVLTVPLIVGNSLTHFLGQDAPPLPVLETVLKITAIVVVPTALGMRVRRLAPAFAEWAGGHTRLLSTVVFILVVIAGLISSREDILPFFAQAGLVCLVFNLLMLAIAHGIATGLRLKRPQRIAVTIECGFQNATLGIVVGTTLLNDVRFAIPSAVYGLIMLFTGLGYSILVARRSAAEDAGQDRTGS, encoded by the coding sequence GTGGGCGTTATAACCAATGTGATCCTGCCGCTGGCGCTGGCGCTGATCATGTTCGCCATGGGGCTGGGCCTGACGGGACGCGATTTCGCCCGGGTGTTCGCCCAGCCGAAGGACTTCCTCGCGGGCGCCGGGCTGCAGCTGATCGTGCTGCCGGCGGCCGCCTTCGCACTGGCGTCGGTCTGGCCGATGGCCGCGATCCTGGCGGTTGGCCTGATGATCCTCGCGTCCTGCCCGGGCGGGACGACCTCCAATCTGATGACCCTGATCGCCCGGGGCGACGTTGCGCTCTCGATCTCGCTCACCGCGGTAATCAGCCTGCTCGCCGTCCTGACCGTGCCGCTCATCGTCGGCAACAGCCTGACCCATTTCCTGGGACAGGACGCACCGCCCCTGCCGGTACTGGAGACCGTGCTGAAGATCACCGCCATCGTCGTGGTGCCGACGGCCCTCGGCATGCGGGTGCGCCGGCTCGCGCCGGCCTTCGCCGAATGGGCCGGAGGCCACACCCGGTTGCTGTCGACTGTTGTGTTCATCCTGGTCGTGATCGCCGGCCTGATCTCGTCGCGCGAAGACATCCTTCCCTTCTTCGCCCAGGCCGGGCTGGTCTGCCTGGTCTTCAACCTGCTGATGCTGGCGATCGCCCACGGCATCGCGACCGGCCTGCGCCTCAAAAGGCCGCAGCGGATCGCCGTCACCATCGAATGCGGCTTCCAGAATGCGACGCTGGGCATCGTCGTCGGGACCACACTGCTCAACGATGTCCGCTTCGCCATCCCAAGCGCCGTTTACGGCCTCATCATGCTGTTCACCGGCCTGGGCTACAGCATTCTGGTCGCACGCCGCAGCGCGGCCGAAGACGCCGGACAGGACAGGACCGGCTCTTGA
- a CDS encoding protein tyrosine phosphatase: MTHEPTGRAPGKPATALGAATDALLRDHAVFRLVFNRFHRVSPRLFRSGQPTPAQLRRWTRRHGLRTVINLRGRHPFSTYGQEIAVCRELGLAHIDFRLDSRGAPPRDRLLQLLDMAGGLDYPILAHCKTGADRAGLFAAAFLHGVEEQPIGLAQRQLSLRHGHFRQAKTGILDFFFERYVRDTGGQGFRRWIEEDYDPAALKADFMSQWWASLLVDRILRRE; the protein is encoded by the coding sequence TTGACCCACGAACCGACGGGCCGTGCCCCCGGGAAACCCGCTACGGCGCTCGGCGCGGCAACTGACGCCCTGTTGCGCGACCATGCGGTGTTCCGTCTGGTCTTCAACCGGTTCCATCGCGTGTCGCCGCGCCTGTTCCGTTCCGGCCAGCCGACGCCGGCCCAGTTGCGCCGCTGGACCCGCCGCCACGGGCTCAGGACGGTGATCAACTTGCGCGGCCGGCATCCCTTTTCCACCTACGGCCAGGAAATCGCCGTATGCCGGGAGCTCGGTCTCGCCCACATCGATTTCCGGCTCGACTCCCGCGGCGCGCCGCCCAGGGACCGGCTGCTGCAACTGCTCGATATGGCCGGCGGGCTGGACTACCCGATTCTCGCTCACTGCAAGACCGGGGCCGACCGGGCCGGCCTGTTCGCCGCCGCCTTCCTGCACGGCGTCGAAGAGCAGCCGATCGGGCTGGCGCAACGGCAGCTCAGCCTGCGCCACGGGCATTTCCGCCAGGCCAAGACCGGCATTCTGGATTTCTTCTTCGAGCGCTATGTCCGGGACACCGGCGGGCAGGGGTTCCGCCGCTGGATCGAGGAAGATTACGATCCCGCCGCCCTGAAGGCCGATTTCATGAGCCAGTGGTGGGCGAGCCTCCTGGTCGACCGGATTCTGCGCCGCGAATAG
- a CDS encoding ABC transporter ATP-binding protein: MPDASSAAAALPDDIVPAVRVRGLAKTYCGSKNFAPSRALKGIDLDIPKGSVFGLLGPNGAGKSTLINILAGLVNKTAGSASIWGIDIDRHPRRSRAAIGVVPQELNIDAFFTPRELLDFQAGLYGVPARERITEELLAAVQLSDKAENYSRTLSGGMRRRLMVAKAMVHKPPVLVLDEPTAGVDVELRQQLWSQIRALNRSGTTILLTTHYLAEAQELCDRIAFINHGEVIACDTTEALLERVDRKEVTFLLGERLSELPAGLAHYSAELIPPRRLIIRYRPSRTRFRDLINDVRENGLTIVDLSTHESDLEDLFLQLTAAPAEGAAGEGGPARSR, from the coding sequence ATGCCCGACGCTTCCTCCGCCGCGGCCGCGCTGCCGGACGACATCGTACCCGCCGTCCGGGTCCGCGGCCTCGCCAAGACCTATTGCGGCTCGAAGAATTTCGCCCCGAGCCGGGCGCTGAAGGGAATCGACCTCGATATTCCCAAAGGGTCCGTCTTCGGACTGCTCGGGCCGAACGGGGCCGGCAAATCGACCCTGATCAACATCCTGGCAGGCCTGGTCAACAAGACCGCCGGATCGGCTTCGATCTGGGGCATCGATATCGACCGCCATCCGCGCCGGTCGCGCGCCGCGATCGGCGTGGTGCCGCAGGAGTTGAACATCGACGCCTTTTTCACGCCGCGCGAACTGCTGGATTTCCAGGCCGGTCTCTACGGGGTGCCGGCGCGCGAACGGATAACCGAGGAATTGCTCGCGGCCGTCCAGCTGAGCGACAAGGCCGAAAACTACTCGCGCACCCTTTCCGGCGGCATGCGGCGGCGGCTTATGGTCGCCAAGGCAATGGTCCACAAGCCGCCGGTGCTGGTGCTGGATGAACCGACCGCCGGCGTCGACGTCGAATTGCGCCAGCAGTTGTGGAGCCAGATCCGGGCCCTGAACCGGTCGGGCACGACCATTCTGCTGACGACCCATTATCTCGCGGAAGCGCAGGAACTGTGCGACCGGATCGCCTTTATCAATCATGGCGAGGTCATCGCCTGCGACACCACAGAGGCGCTGCTCGAGCGGGTGGACCGCAAGGAAGTCACGTTCCTGTTGGGCGAGCGGCTAAGCGAGCTGCCGGCGGGGCTGGCGCATTACAGTGCCGAACTCATCCCGCCGCGCCGGCTGATCATCCGCTACCGCCCGAGCCGGACGCGGTTTCGCGATCTTATCAACGACGTGCGCGAGAACGGCCTCACTATCGTCGATCTGTCGACCCACGAAAGCGATCTCGAAGACCTGTTCCTGCAGCTGACCGCTGCGCCGGCCGAGGGCGCCGCCGGCGAAGGCGGCCCGGCCCGGTCCCGCTGA
- a CDS encoding NAD(P)-dependent alcohol dehydrogenase encodes MRVMQIEGDWGLDNIRLAERPDPVPGPGEIVVRMQAVSINYRDTVMVNRGYGRRSGELPLVPLSDGAGTVEAVGEGVGRVALGDLVCPIFGQNWIDGTFREECWGGTLGGPNDGTVQEKMLLSENGVVKAPAHMTAVEAATLPCAAVTAWNAVVEQGQVRAGDAVLVQGTGGVSLFALQFAKMHGAEVVATSSSDDKLSKAEALGADYLINYRRTPDWGKAARSMLGRGVDHIVEVGGGGTLEQSLRAVRPGGTISLIGVLSGAAGTLNLGPVVTQNVRLQGVTVGSRTMFEAMNRALALFGTRPAVDEAHGFAFEDVAEALRAFPEGRHFGKVCGAGWGA; translated from the coding sequence ATGCGCGTCATGCAGATCGAGGGGGACTGGGGCCTCGACAATATCCGGCTGGCCGAACGGCCCGATCCGGTGCCCGGTCCGGGCGAGATCGTCGTGCGGATGCAGGCGGTGTCCATCAACTACCGCGATACGGTCATGGTCAACCGCGGCTACGGCCGTCGCTCCGGCGAGCTGCCTCTGGTGCCGTTGTCCGACGGTGCGGGGACGGTCGAAGCGGTCGGCGAGGGCGTCGGCCGGGTCGCGCTCGGCGATCTGGTCTGCCCGATCTTCGGCCAGAACTGGATCGACGGCACGTTCCGGGAAGAATGCTGGGGCGGCACGCTGGGCGGCCCCAACGACGGCACCGTGCAGGAGAAGATGCTCCTCTCCGAGAACGGCGTCGTCAAGGCGCCGGCGCACATGACGGCGGTTGAGGCGGCGACGCTGCCGTGTGCCGCCGTGACCGCGTGGAACGCCGTTGTCGAACAAGGGCAGGTCAGGGCCGGCGATGCCGTTCTGGTCCAGGGTACCGGCGGCGTTTCCCTGTTCGCCCTGCAGTTCGCCAAGATGCACGGGGCGGAAGTGGTCGCGACCTCTTCGAGCGACGACAAGCTGTCGAAAGCGGAGGCGCTGGGCGCCGATTACCTGATCAACTACCGCAGAACGCCGGATTGGGGGAAGGCGGCGCGGTCGATGCTGGGCCGCGGCGTCGACCATATCGTCGAGGTCGGCGGCGGCGGCACGTTGGAGCAGTCGCTGCGGGCGGTGCGGCCGGGCGGCACGATCAGCCTGATCGGCGTGCTTTCGGGCGCGGCGGGCACGCTCAATCTCGGTCCGGTCGTCACCCAGAATGTCCGGCTCCAGGGCGTGACGGTCGGCAGCCGGACCATGTTCGAGGCGATGAACCGGGCACTCGCCCTGTTCGGCACGCGGCCGGCGGTGGACGAAGCGCACGGATTTGCCTTCGAGGATGTCGCCGAGGCCCTGCGCGCCTTCCCCGAAGGCCGCCATTTCGGCAAGGTGTGCGGAGCCGGCTGGGGCGCTTGA